From Thermotoga sp., a single genomic window includes:
- the infC gene encoding translation initiation factor IF-3: MDLLRNEQIKVPKVRVVDENGKQIGIMLTKKALELARERGLDLVLVAPNADPPVAKIMDYGKYKYQLTKKQKESKKKTVQMKQMKFRLKIDEHDYQTKVRHIRRFLEEGHKVRVVVMFIGREMMFTDKGKEILDRVIKDTEDLAVVEKPPKVEGRDMWMVLKPKNS; this comes from the coding sequence ATGGATCTTCTGAGGAACGAGCAAATAAAAGTTCCGAAGGTCAGAGTAGTGGACGAGAACGGAAAACAAATAGGCATCATGCTCACAAAAAAAGCGCTCGAGCTTGCAAGAGAAAGAGGATTGGACCTTGTTCTCGTTGCTCCCAACGCGGATCCACCTGTTGCCAAGATAATGGATTATGGGAAGTACAAGTACCAGCTCACCAAGAAACAAAAAGAAAGCAAGAAGAAAACCGTTCAGATGAAGCAGATGAAGTTTCGGCTGAAGATCGACGAGCATGATTACCAGACGAAGGTGAGGCACATCAGAAGATTTCTTGAAGAGGGGCACAAGGTTCGGGTGGTAGTTATGTTCATCGGTAGGGAGATGATGTTCACGGACAAAGGTAAGGAAATTCTCGATAGGGTAATCAAGGATACCGAAGACCTCGCAGTTGTTGAAAAGCCACCAAAAGTGGAAGGAAGAGACATGTGGATGGTTCTGAAACCCAAAAATTCTTAG
- a CDS encoding cold-shock protein → MRGKVKWFDAKKGYGFITKDEGGDVFVHWSAIEMEGFKTLKEGQVVEFEIQEGKKGPQAAHVRVVE, encoded by the coding sequence ATGAGAGGAAAGGTCAAGTGGTTTGATGCCAAGAAAGGTTACGGGTTCATCACAAAAGACGAAGGAGGAGACGTGTTTGTGCACTGGTCAGCTATCGAGATGGAAGGTTTTAAGACACTGAAGGAAGGCCAAGTGGTCGAGTTCGAAATTCAAGAAGGCAAGAAGGGTCCTCAAGCAGCACATGTGAGAGTTGTCGAATAA
- the rpmI gene encoding 50S ribosomal protein L35: MPKVKTNRSAAKRFRLTRKGKIIRNHAYKSHKTRKKRRSVLRALRKKDVVSSADKDRILRLLGKK, encoded by the coding sequence ATGCCCAAGGTGAAAACAAACAGGAGTGCAGCAAAAAGGTTCAGGCTGACAAGAAAGGGAAAGATTATCAGAAATCATGCGTACAAGAGTCACAAGACGAGGAAAAAGAGGAGAAGCGTCTTGAGGGCTCTGAGGAAGAAAGACGTTGTATCGAGTGCGGATAAAGATAGGATACTCAGACTGCTTGGGAAAAAGTGA
- the rplT gene encoding 50S ribosomal protein L20: protein MRVKRAVHAKKKRRKFLKEAKGYRGALSRRYKLAKQMYIRSKWYSYVGRKIKKRNMRRLWITRINIAARNEGLKYSELIYGLKLAGVSINRKMLSELAVNDPEAFKEYVKIAKEALAS from the coding sequence GTGCGCGTGAAAAGAGCTGTCCATGCAAAGAAGAAGAGAAGGAAGTTCTTGAAGGAAGCAAAGGGATATAGAGGTGCACTCAGCAGAAGATACAAGCTCGCAAAGCAGATGTACATAAGGTCCAAGTGGTACTCCTACGTTGGAAGAAAGATAAAGAAAAGAAACATGAGGAGACTCTGGATCACCAGGATCAACATAGCCGCTAGGAATGAAGGATTGAAATACAGCGAGCTCATCTATGGATTGAAACTGGCGGGCGTTTCTATAAACAGAAAGATGCTCTCTGAACTTGCTGTGAACGACCCAGAAGCGTTCAAAGAATATGTCAAGATCGCCAAAGAAGCTCTCGCTTCGTGA
- a CDS encoding Mrp/NBP35 family ATP-binding protein: MEKTKKIAIMSGKGGVGKTTVAVNLAVALASEGYQVGLLDLDLHGPNVQRMLGVSLPPSEGEKIVPARYGESLKVFSLAMILQEGAPVIWRGPLKHKAIEQLTRDVDWGEIDYLICDLPPGTGDEALSTFQIIKPDAVIIVSTPQKVAGDDVRRAMNFVKRLNGTILGVVENMSYLVCPKCSERIFLFGKGETEKLAEEFNVPLLARLPMDPEIAILSDEGKPAVVYKRGTMIEEEFKKIVEKVLAL; this comes from the coding sequence GTGGAGAAAACCAAGAAGATAGCGATCATGAGTGGAAAGGGAGGGGTCGGGAAGACAACCGTTGCGGTCAATCTCGCCGTTGCCCTAGCATCGGAGGGATATCAGGTAGGTCTTCTGGACCTCGATCTTCACGGACCCAATGTTCAAAGGATGCTTGGTGTTTCTCTTCCTCCTTCCGAGGGAGAAAAGATCGTTCCAGCAAGATACGGAGAGTCCCTCAAGGTATTCTCTCTTGCTATGATTCTTCAGGAAGGGGCTCCTGTGATCTGGAGAGGACCATTGAAGCACAAAGCAATAGAGCAGCTCACAAGGGATGTGGATTGGGGAGAAATCGATTACCTGATCTGTGACCTTCCACCGGGAACGGGCGACGAGGCGCTTTCCACCTTTCAGATAATAAAGCCCGATGCTGTGATAATTGTTTCCACTCCTCAAAAAGTAGCGGGAGACGATGTGAGAAGAGCTATGAATTTTGTGAAAAGGTTGAACGGAACGATCCTTGGAGTTGTGGAAAATATGTCTTACCTTGTGTGTCCAAAGTGTAGTGAAAGGATTTTCCTCTTCGGAAAAGGTGAAACAGAAAAACTAGCAGAGGAGTTCAACGTTCCGCTCCTTGCAAGACTACCTATGGATCCGGAGATTGCCATCCTTTCCGATGAAGGAAAACCCGCTGTAGTCTACAAGAGAGGAACAATGATAGAGGAGGAATTCAAGAAGATCGTTGAGAAAGTTCTTGCTCTGTGA